From the Mastacembelus armatus chromosome 14, fMasArm1.2, whole genome shotgun sequence genome, one window contains:
- the LOC113143344 gene encoding uncharacterized protein C11orf87 homolog has product MTARTSEASGLSVPPHRCHGLFQTNNGTCAEQLSLFPPFSSTLALLVLVAVLVGIVLVSLATFHFHKRKLRNRKIQRAQEEYERDSCSPARTGANGEPARPCVIVRPVRCEVKLSCQSAESGDVGGAELDKEAAQETVPLDC; this is encoded by the coding sequence ATGACAGCCAGAACCTCTGAGGCCTCGGGACTGTCGGTGCCGCCGCACCGCTGTCACGGGCTCTTCCAGACCAATAACGGCACCTGCGCGGAGCAGCTCAGCCTCTTCCCGCCGTTCTCCTCCACCCTCGCGCTCCTCGTGCTGGTGGCTGTGCTCGTGGGGATCGTCCTCGTTTCCCTGGCAACGTTCCACTTCCACAAGAGGAAGCTTCGGAACAGGAAGATCCAGCGCGCGCAGGAGGAATACGAGCGCGACAGTTGCAGCCCCGCGCGCACCGGGGCGAACGGGGAGCCCGCGAGACCGTGCGTCATCGTCCGACCCGTGCGGTGTGAGGTGAAGCTCTCTTGCCAGAGCGCAGAGAGCGGGGATGTCGGCGGAGCGGAGCTGGACAAAGAGGCGGCGCAGGAGACGGTCCCTCTTGACTGTTAA
- the ccdc15 gene encoding coiled-coil domain-containing protein 15 isoform X3 encodes MSANRVIASTGGRNKAPVSRSREHRPLRPNKVLAERNQAVVAVGAWVEDGQDFPEHPSALALLTEELQAEKRRENEESLQRFQDEVRHRVAQRVHVYKKRQQPQTETMVKADSRIPQQFSVWTQHVSAGENLMTVGGAARQRLMKGSCHESSEGMSQVRLRLAACRMSPVGEMTSDPPEGKWNIQPARHVRESESHVLRAEREVEEEVEDVQEEDEDEEGNDHLLTSQHECPRIQRKLLWPLTDQELKRQRQSQFLMQRRLFMNTEREQVKENKQHRKHLKRTARIKAEKEQIRLEEEKKLERVRQLTEARQKLEERELLILERLKLEEGERVMELQWRRREEKEKVATRFIEALRARMKERLSQEKLELPPLCCCASSFWDSHPDTCANNCVFHNNPKAYAQALHSTLLNLDLQ; translated from the exons ATGAGCGCTAACCGGGTCATAGCTTCGACAGGCGGCAGAAACAAAGCTCCAGTCAGCCGAAGCAGAGAGCACCGACCCCTCAGACCCAACAAGGTGCTGGCCGAGAGGAACCAGGCGGTGGTGGCGGTGGGAGCCTGGGTGGAGGACGGTCAGGACTTCCCGGAGCATCCGTCT GCTCTCGCTTTGTTAACTGAGGAGCTCCAGGcagaaaagaggagggagaatGAAGAGAGTCTTCAACGGTTTCAAGATGAAGTACGCCACCGTGTGGCACAACGAGTCCATGTCTACAAAAAGAGACAGCAAcctcagacagaaacaatg GTGAAAGCTGACAGCAGAATCCCACAACAGTTTAGTGTCTGGACCCAGCATGTATCTGCAGGTGAGAACCTGATGACAGTGGGAGGTGCTGCACGACAGAGGTTGATGAAGGGGAGCTGTCACGAG tctagTGAAGGCATGAGCCAGGTCAGACTCAGACTGGCTGCCTGTCGGATGAGTCCTGTTGGGGAAATGACGTCAGACCCTCCTGAAGGCAAATGGAACATCCAGCCAGCCAGACATGTGAGA GAATCTGAATCTCATGTGCTGAGAGCAGAGCGGGAAgtggaagaggaggtggaggatgttcaggaagaggatgaggatgaagaaggCAATGATCATCTTCTCACCAGTCAACATGAATGTCCACGTATTCAGCGGAAG CTCCTGTGGCCTCTGACTGACCAAGAACTGAAGCGGCAG CGTCAGTCTCAGTTCCTGATGCAACGACGTCTGTTCATGAACACTGAGCGAGAGCaagtgaaggaaaacaaacagcacaggaaaCACCTGAAGAGGACGGCAAG GATCAAAGCAGAGAAAGAACAGATTCgtctggaggaagagaaaaagctGGAGAGAGTTCGGCAGCTCACGGAGGCCAGACAGaagctggaggagagagagctgCTGATTCTGGAGCGACTGAAGCTCGAGGAGGGGGAGAGAGTTATGGAGCTGCagtggaggagaagagaagagaaagagaaagtagcTACAAG GTTCATTGAGGCTCTGAGAGCTCGGATGAAAGAACGTCTGTCTCAAGAGAAGCTGGAgctccctcctctctgctgctgtgcatCGTCTTTCTGGGACTCCCACCCTGACACTTGTGCTAACAACTGTGTCTTCCACAACAATCCCAAAG CGTATGCCCAGGCGTTacattcaacactgttgaattTGGATTTACAGTAA
- the ccdc15 gene encoding coiled-coil domain-containing protein 15 isoform X2, which translates to MSANRVIASTGGRNKAPVSRSREHRPLRPNKVLAERNQAVVAVGAWVEDGQDFPEHPSALALLTEELQAEKRRENEESLQRFQDEVRHRVAQRVHVYKKRQQPQTETMVKADSRIPQQFSVWTQHVSAGENLMTVGGAARQRLMKGSCHESSEGMSQVRLRLAACRMSPVGEMTSDPPEGKWNIQPARHESESHVLRAEREVEEEVEDVQEEDEDEEGNDHLLTSQHECPRIQRKVSGCVLWDTEKSQSDPGFKSSLTVPQLLWPLTDQELKRQRQSQFLMQRRLFMNTEREQVKENKQHRKHLKRTARIKAEKEQIRLEEEKKLERVRQLTEARQKLEERELLILERLKLEEGERVMELQWRRREEKEKVATRFIEALRARMKERLSQEKLELPPLCCCASSFWDSHPDTCANNCVFHNNPKAYAQALHSTLLNLDLQ; encoded by the exons ATGAGCGCTAACCGGGTCATAGCTTCGACAGGCGGCAGAAACAAAGCTCCAGTCAGCCGAAGCAGAGAGCACCGACCCCTCAGACCCAACAAGGTGCTGGCCGAGAGGAACCAGGCGGTGGTGGCGGTGGGAGCCTGGGTGGAGGACGGTCAGGACTTCCCGGAGCATCCGTCT GCTCTCGCTTTGTTAACTGAGGAGCTCCAGGcagaaaagaggagggagaatGAAGAGAGTCTTCAACGGTTTCAAGATGAAGTACGCCACCGTGTGGCACAACGAGTCCATGTCTACAAAAAGAGACAGCAAcctcagacagaaacaatg GTGAAAGCTGACAGCAGAATCCCACAACAGTTTAGTGTCTGGACCCAGCATGTATCTGCAGGTGAGAACCTGATGACAGTGGGAGGTGCTGCACGACAGAGGTTGATGAAGGGGAGCTGTCACGAG tctagTGAAGGCATGAGCCAGGTCAGACTCAGACTGGCTGCCTGTCGGATGAGTCCTGTTGGGGAAATGACGTCAGACCCTCCTGAAGGCAAATGGAACATCCAGCCAGCCAGACAT GAATCTGAATCTCATGTGCTGAGAGCAGAGCGGGAAgtggaagaggaggtggaggatgttcaggaagaggatgaggatgaagaaggCAATGATCATCTTCTCACCAGTCAACATGAATGTCCACGTATTCAGCGGAAG GTCAGTGGCTGTGTTTTGTGGGACACTGAGAAATCACAGTCTGATCCTGGTTTCAAATCCAGCCTCACTGTCCCACAGCTCCTGTGGCCTCTGACTGACCAAGAACTGAAGCGGCAG CGTCAGTCTCAGTTCCTGATGCAACGACGTCTGTTCATGAACACTGAGCGAGAGCaagtgaaggaaaacaaacagcacaggaaaCACCTGAAGAGGACGGCAAG GATCAAAGCAGAGAAAGAACAGATTCgtctggaggaagagaaaaagctGGAGAGAGTTCGGCAGCTCACGGAGGCCAGACAGaagctggaggagagagagctgCTGATTCTGGAGCGACTGAAGCTCGAGGAGGGGGAGAGAGTTATGGAGCTGCagtggaggagaagagaagagaaagagaaagtagcTACAAG GTTCATTGAGGCTCTGAGAGCTCGGATGAAAGAACGTCTGTCTCAAGAGAAGCTGGAgctccctcctctctgctgctgtgcatCGTCTTTCTGGGACTCCCACCCTGACACTTGTGCTAACAACTGTGTCTTCCACAACAATCCCAAAG CGTATGCCCAGGCGTTacattcaacactgttgaattTGGATTTACAGTAA
- the slc37a2 gene encoding glucose-6-phosphate exchanger SLC37A2 isoform X1, which yields MKSSLAPGVRFITLFSRDSWYRSSILFLTFIFYTSYHLSRKPISIVKSELHRNCSTVIRPADLNITNNDTWCDWAPFDQNNYQTLFGILDNSFLVAYAIGMFFSGMFGERLPLRYYLSAGMLLSGLFTALFGLGFYWNIHSLGYYAFIQVMNGLVQTTGWPAVVACVGNWFGKGKRGFIMGVWNSHTSVGNILGSLIAGVFVSSAWGMSFIVPGLIITFTGILCFFFLVEKPEDVNCTPPHHHSDQDSGETEPLMQNSPHVDRTINGAISTEPVEIVAEHTEAISFCRALRIPGVVEFSLCLLFAKLVSYTFLYWLPLYISNVAHFEAKEAGDMSTLFDVGGIVGGIVAGLVSDYTGGRATTCCVMLLVAAPMLFLYNYIGQTSLGVTIGMLLLCGGLVNGPYALITTAVSADLGTHESLRGNSRALSTVTAIIDGTGSVGAALGPLLAGLISPTGWNNVFYMLISADVLACLLLSRLVYKEVQRWCGCVPQARGFKEI from the exons ATGAAATCGTCTCTGGCTCCCGGTGTGAGATTTATCACGCTGTTTTCCCGCGATAGCTG GTATCGCAGCTCCATTCTTTTCCTCACCTTTATCTTCTACACATCCTACCATCTGTCACGGAAACCTATCAGCATTGTTAAG AGCGAACTGCATAGAAACTGTTCCACGGTCATTCGGCCAGCAGACCTTAACATAACCAACAATGACACCTGGTGTGACTGGGCGCCCTTTG ACCAGAACAACTATCAGACACTGTTCGGCATCTTGGATAATTCCTTCCTGGTTGCCTATGCCATCGGCATGTTTTTCAG TGGGATGTTTGGTGAGCGTCTGCCCTTGCGGTACTACCTGAGTGCTGGGATGCTGCTGAGTGGACTGTTCACAGCTCTGTTTGGCCTGGGTTTTTACTGGAACATCCACTCATTAGGATACTACGCCTTCATCCAG GTTATGAACGGGCTAGTGCAGACCACAGGCTGGCCGGCAGTGGTGGCTTGTGTCGGCAACTGGTTCGGAAAAGGGAA GCGTGGGTTCATCATGGGTGTGTGGAACTCCCACACCTCAGTGGGAAACATCTTGGGCTCCCTCATCGCAGGAGTCTTCGTCTCCTCGGCGTGGGGAATGTCCTTCATCGTCCCTGGCCTCATCATTACCTTCACTGGGAtcctctgcttcttcttcttggttGAGA AACCTGAAGATGTTAACTGCACACCTCCTCACCACCAT AGTGATCAGGACAGCGGTGAGACTGAGCCTCTCATGCAGAACTCGCCCCATGTTGACCGAACCATCAACGGCGCCATCTCCACTGAGCCAGTGGAGATTGTTGCGGAGCACACCGAGGCCATTAGCTTCTGCAGGGCTCTCAGGATACCT GGAGTGGTGGAGTTTtccctctgtctgctgtttgctaaGCTGGTCAGCTACACCTTCCTGTACTGGCTTCCTCTCTACATTTCAAATGTTG cacatTTTGAGGCAAAAGAAGCAGGAGACATGTCGACACTTTTTGATGTGGGAGGAATCGTGG ggGGAATTGTGGCAGGTCTTGTGTCTGACTACACCGGTGGGAGGGCGACAACTTGCTGCGTCATGTTGCTTGTTGCTGCCCCCATG CTTTTCCTCTACAATTACATTGGACAAACGAGCCTCGGTGTTACAATTG GCATGCTGCTGTTGTGTGGAGGGCTGGTGAACGGACCATACGCCCTCATCACCACTGCTGTATCTGCTGACCTG GGAACACATGAGAGCCTGAGAGGAAACTCTAGGGCATTGTCAACAGTGACGGCGATTATTGACGGGACAGGTTCAGTAG GAGCTGCACTGGGTCCTCTGCTCGCTGGTCTGATCTCTCCCACCGGCTGGAACAATGTCTTTTACATGCTCATCTCTGCTGATGTCCTCGCCTGCCTG ttGTTGTCCAGGCTCGTTTACAAGGAAGTTCAGAGATGGTGTGGGTGTGTCCCTCAAGCCAGAGG GTTCAAAGAAATCTGA
- the psmg1 gene encoding proteasome assembly chaperone 1, translating to MATFFGEVLSVYSRAVEEEDDEDLDENEEDEQIRRELAIKREVHLQWRPEVSESLRSGNKLQCSDFIVAVGHNAARFLSVYVLTSANWETVGHVSLWNERSRAVIGQTSEESACVFYRHKDSPSVLICQVTGYIAEDQLFQWAEKVFDCLQQRELNVTVLADYSVADYKTADYVCSSSAPFLRSLHTATFSGQSVCQSLEQPNIVTGLPAAVLNHCQVHRIAAVVYQCYSDITGPDSVTMETYKPVLTKLSKSIQFESSPSTEILRKFVKTTDIQSNLYI from the exons ATGGCGACGTTTTTTGGTGAAGTGTTATCGGTGTATTCTCGGGCTGTGGAGGAAGAAGACGACGAAGACCTCGATGAAAATGAGGAAGATGAACAAATCCGCAGGGAACTGGCGATAAAGAG GGAGGTTCATCTGCAGTGGAGGCCTGAAGTGTCTGAGTCGCTGAGGTCTGGAAACAAGCTGCAGTGTTCAGATTTCATCGTTGCTGTGGGACACAACGCTGCCA GGTTTCTGTCAGTGTACGTTCTCACCTCTGCAAACTGGGAAACTGTGGGACATGTATCATTATGGAATGAGAGGAGCCGAGCTGTAATTGGACAAACGAGCGAGGAGTCGGCATGTGTCTTctacagacacaaagacagccCATCA GTGCTGATATGCCAAGTCACTGGCTACATTGCAGAAGACCAGCTTTTTCAGTGGGCAGAAAAG gTCTTTGACTGTCTGCAGCAGAGAGAGCTGAATGTGACTGTGCTGGCAGATTATTCTGTGGCCGATTACAAGACAGCAGACTATGTGTGCAGCAGCTCTGCTCCTTTCCTGCGCTCTCTCCACACTGCTACCTTCAGTGGTCAGTCTGTCTGCCAGTCACTGGAACAACCCAACATAGTCACTGGACTTCCAGCTGCAG TACTGAACCACTGCCAGGTCCACCGCATCGCCGCTGTTGTTTACCAGTGTTACAGTGATATCACTGGTCCTGACTCTGTCACTATGGAGACCTACAAGCCTGTACTAACCAAGCTCAGCAAGTCTATTCAG TTTGAGTCATCTCCAAGCACAGAAATCCTCCGCAAGTTTGTCAAAACCACCGACATTCAGAGTAACCTTTATATCTAA
- the slc37a2 gene encoding glucose-6-phosphate exchanger SLC37A2 isoform X2, which produces MKSSLAPGVRFITLFSRDSWYRSSILFLTFIFYTSYHLSRKPISIVKSELHRNCSTVIRPADLNITNNDTWCDWAPFDQNNYQTLFGILDNSFLVAYAIGMFFSGMFGERLPLRYYLSAGMLLSGLFTALFGLGFYWNIHSLGYYAFIQVMNGLVQTTGWPAVVACVGNWFGKGKRGFIMGVWNSHTSVGNILGSLIAGVFVSSAWGMSFIVPGLIITFTGILCFFFLVEKPEDVNCTPPHHHNSPHVDRTINGAISTEPVEIVAEHTEAISFCRALRIPGVVEFSLCLLFAKLVSYTFLYWLPLYISNVAHFEAKEAGDMSTLFDVGGIVGGIVAGLVSDYTGGRATTCCVMLLVAAPMLFLYNYIGQTSLGVTIGMLLLCGGLVNGPYALITTAVSADLGTHESLRGNSRALSTVTAIIDGTGSVGAALGPLLAGLISPTGWNNVFYMLISADVLACLLLSRLVYKEVQRWCGCVPQARGFKEI; this is translated from the exons ATGAAATCGTCTCTGGCTCCCGGTGTGAGATTTATCACGCTGTTTTCCCGCGATAGCTG GTATCGCAGCTCCATTCTTTTCCTCACCTTTATCTTCTACACATCCTACCATCTGTCACGGAAACCTATCAGCATTGTTAAG AGCGAACTGCATAGAAACTGTTCCACGGTCATTCGGCCAGCAGACCTTAACATAACCAACAATGACACCTGGTGTGACTGGGCGCCCTTTG ACCAGAACAACTATCAGACACTGTTCGGCATCTTGGATAATTCCTTCCTGGTTGCCTATGCCATCGGCATGTTTTTCAG TGGGATGTTTGGTGAGCGTCTGCCCTTGCGGTACTACCTGAGTGCTGGGATGCTGCTGAGTGGACTGTTCACAGCTCTGTTTGGCCTGGGTTTTTACTGGAACATCCACTCATTAGGATACTACGCCTTCATCCAG GTTATGAACGGGCTAGTGCAGACCACAGGCTGGCCGGCAGTGGTGGCTTGTGTCGGCAACTGGTTCGGAAAAGGGAA GCGTGGGTTCATCATGGGTGTGTGGAACTCCCACACCTCAGTGGGAAACATCTTGGGCTCCCTCATCGCAGGAGTCTTCGTCTCCTCGGCGTGGGGAATGTCCTTCATCGTCCCTGGCCTCATCATTACCTTCACTGGGAtcctctgcttcttcttcttggttGAGA AACCTGAAGATGTTAACTGCACACCTCCTCACCACCAT AACTCGCCCCATGTTGACCGAACCATCAACGGCGCCATCTCCACTGAGCCAGTGGAGATTGTTGCGGAGCACACCGAGGCCATTAGCTTCTGCAGGGCTCTCAGGATACCT GGAGTGGTGGAGTTTtccctctgtctgctgtttgctaaGCTGGTCAGCTACACCTTCCTGTACTGGCTTCCTCTCTACATTTCAAATGTTG cacatTTTGAGGCAAAAGAAGCAGGAGACATGTCGACACTTTTTGATGTGGGAGGAATCGTGG ggGGAATTGTGGCAGGTCTTGTGTCTGACTACACCGGTGGGAGGGCGACAACTTGCTGCGTCATGTTGCTTGTTGCTGCCCCCATG CTTTTCCTCTACAATTACATTGGACAAACGAGCCTCGGTGTTACAATTG GCATGCTGCTGTTGTGTGGAGGGCTGGTGAACGGACCATACGCCCTCATCACCACTGCTGTATCTGCTGACCTG GGAACACATGAGAGCCTGAGAGGAAACTCTAGGGCATTGTCAACAGTGACGGCGATTATTGACGGGACAGGTTCAGTAG GAGCTGCACTGGGTCCTCTGCTCGCTGGTCTGATCTCTCCCACCGGCTGGAACAATGTCTTTTACATGCTCATCTCTGCTGATGTCCTCGCCTGCCTG ttGTTGTCCAGGCTCGTTTACAAGGAAGTTCAGAGATGGTGTGGGTGTGTCCCTCAAGCCAGAGG GTTCAAAGAAATCTGA
- the ccdc15 gene encoding coiled-coil domain-containing protein 15 isoform X1 — protein MSANRVIASTGGRNKAPVSRSREHRPLRPNKVLAERNQAVVAVGAWVEDGQDFPEHPSALALLTEELQAEKRRENEESLQRFQDEVRHRVAQRVHVYKKRQQPQTETMVKADSRIPQQFSVWTQHVSAGENLMTVGGAARQRLMKGSCHESSEGMSQVRLRLAACRMSPVGEMTSDPPEGKWNIQPARHVRESESHVLRAEREVEEEVEDVQEEDEDEEGNDHLLTSQHECPRIQRKVSGCVLWDTEKSQSDPGFKSSLTVPQLLWPLTDQELKRQRQSQFLMQRRLFMNTEREQVKENKQHRKHLKRTARIKAEKEQIRLEEEKKLERVRQLTEARQKLEERELLILERLKLEEGERVMELQWRRREEKEKVATRFIEALRARMKERLSQEKLELPPLCCCASSFWDSHPDTCANNCVFHNNPKAYAQALHSTLLNLDLQ, from the exons ATGAGCGCTAACCGGGTCATAGCTTCGACAGGCGGCAGAAACAAAGCTCCAGTCAGCCGAAGCAGAGAGCACCGACCCCTCAGACCCAACAAGGTGCTGGCCGAGAGGAACCAGGCGGTGGTGGCGGTGGGAGCCTGGGTGGAGGACGGTCAGGACTTCCCGGAGCATCCGTCT GCTCTCGCTTTGTTAACTGAGGAGCTCCAGGcagaaaagaggagggagaatGAAGAGAGTCTTCAACGGTTTCAAGATGAAGTACGCCACCGTGTGGCACAACGAGTCCATGTCTACAAAAAGAGACAGCAAcctcagacagaaacaatg GTGAAAGCTGACAGCAGAATCCCACAACAGTTTAGTGTCTGGACCCAGCATGTATCTGCAGGTGAGAACCTGATGACAGTGGGAGGTGCTGCACGACAGAGGTTGATGAAGGGGAGCTGTCACGAG tctagTGAAGGCATGAGCCAGGTCAGACTCAGACTGGCTGCCTGTCGGATGAGTCCTGTTGGGGAAATGACGTCAGACCCTCCTGAAGGCAAATGGAACATCCAGCCAGCCAGACATGTGAGA GAATCTGAATCTCATGTGCTGAGAGCAGAGCGGGAAgtggaagaggaggtggaggatgttcaggaagaggatgaggatgaagaaggCAATGATCATCTTCTCACCAGTCAACATGAATGTCCACGTATTCAGCGGAAG GTCAGTGGCTGTGTTTTGTGGGACACTGAGAAATCACAGTCTGATCCTGGTTTCAAATCCAGCCTCACTGTCCCACAGCTCCTGTGGCCTCTGACTGACCAAGAACTGAAGCGGCAG CGTCAGTCTCAGTTCCTGATGCAACGACGTCTGTTCATGAACACTGAGCGAGAGCaagtgaaggaaaacaaacagcacaggaaaCACCTGAAGAGGACGGCAAG GATCAAAGCAGAGAAAGAACAGATTCgtctggaggaagagaaaaagctGGAGAGAGTTCGGCAGCTCACGGAGGCCAGACAGaagctggaggagagagagctgCTGATTCTGGAGCGACTGAAGCTCGAGGAGGGGGAGAGAGTTATGGAGCTGCagtggaggagaagagaagagaaagagaaagtagcTACAAG GTTCATTGAGGCTCTGAGAGCTCGGATGAAAGAACGTCTGTCTCAAGAGAAGCTGGAgctccctcctctctgctgctgtgcatCGTCTTTCTGGGACTCCCACCCTGACACTTGTGCTAACAACTGTGTCTTCCACAACAATCCCAAAG CGTATGCCCAGGCGTTacattcaacactgttgaattTGGATTTACAGTAA